A single Endozoicomonas sp. NE40 DNA region contains:
- the ybaK gene encoding Cys-tRNA(Pro) deacylase, producing the protein MTPAINLAKKANIPFTVHEYQHDVGADSYGQEAAQKLGLNPQQVFKTLIVKLDGRQLAVGIVPVAGQLDLKAMAKACGAKKATMAEQAEAEKSSGYVLGGISPLGQKKRLLTILDRTAEQFDTIHVSAGRRGLEIELAPADLLTLTKGQLSPIGKSG; encoded by the coding sequence ATGACTCCAGCAATCAATCTGGCAAAAAAAGCCAACATCCCGTTCACTGTCCATGAATATCAGCACGATGTCGGTGCTGATTCCTACGGTCAGGAAGCGGCTCAGAAACTCGGCCTGAACCCTCAGCAGGTCTTTAAAACCCTGATCGTCAAACTGGACGGCCGGCAGCTGGCTGTTGGCATTGTACCTGTGGCCGGGCAGCTTGACCTGAAAGCCATGGCGAAAGCCTGTGGTGCCAAGAAAGCCACTATGGCGGAACAGGCTGAAGCTGAAAAAAGCAGTGGCTATGTTCTCGGGGGGATAAGCCCCCTGGGGCAGAAAAAACGGTTACTGACGATACTGGACCGTACCGCCGAACAGTTTGATACCATTCATGTCAGTGCGGGTCGTCGGGGGCTGGAAATTGAGCTGGCACCTGCGGACTTGCTCACCCTGACAAAGGGGCAGTTGTCCCCAATTGGTAAGTCTGGCTGA
- a CDS encoding NAD-dependent epimerase/dehydratase family protein: protein MNTINSLPAPVDPGKVLVTGGSGFLGSNLVQTLLNKGYNVRSFDRVKNTLEHPNLESLQGDIRNKEAVLLACEDIDTVFHTAAIIDIRSGSIVPEETRQLSYDVNLEGTKNVIESAMVNNIKRLVYTSSNSVVINGQPIVGGNESLPYVTEFRDLYTETKTKAEQLVLAANGTHGLYTCAIRPSGIWGPGDQTMFKLMIEQLVKGAFKALIGNGSACLDNSFIHNLVHGQILAARQLSEQGNAPGQAYFINDGEPVNMMEFSKTLVQALGYNYPGRRVSYRLVKQVFQVWEKLHLMIKLPEPPQTTLALERIGIDNYFSIEKARNELGYSPLFSTAEAWEQSMPYYRTLHETIRSRSKAGVKKKVA, encoded by the coding sequence ATGAATACAATCAACTCCCTGCCTGCCCCTGTTGATCCGGGCAAGGTTCTGGTAACAGGAGGCTCAGGCTTCCTGGGCAGTAATCTGGTACAAACCCTTCTGAACAAAGGCTATAACGTCCGCTCTTTTGATCGTGTAAAAAACACCCTAGAACATCCAAATCTCGAAAGCCTTCAGGGCGATATTCGTAACAAGGAAGCCGTTCTGCTGGCATGCGAAGATATTGATACCGTTTTTCATACCGCTGCCATCATCGATATTCGATCCGGCAGCATTGTCCCGGAAGAAACACGTCAGTTGTCATACGATGTGAACCTTGAAGGCACAAAAAACGTTATCGAGTCAGCCATGGTCAACAACATTAAACGACTGGTTTACACCAGTTCCAACAGTGTCGTGATTAATGGTCAGCCCATTGTCGGAGGCAATGAGTCCTTACCTTACGTAACAGAGTTCCGGGATCTGTATACAGAGACCAAAACCAAAGCCGAACAACTGGTACTGGCAGCCAATGGCACCCATGGTTTATATACCTGTGCGATTCGCCCCAGCGGCATATGGGGTCCCGGCGACCAGACCATGTTCAAACTGATGATTGAGCAACTGGTAAAAGGCGCCTTTAAAGCGTTAATCGGCAATGGCTCTGCGTGTCTGGATAACTCCTTTATCCACAACCTGGTGCATGGCCAGATACTGGCTGCCCGGCAACTCAGTGAGCAGGGCAATGCGCCGGGGCAGGCTTACTTTATCAACGATGGGGAACCCGTCAATATGATGGAGTTTTCCAAAACTCTGGTTCAGGCACTGGGATACAACTATCCGGGCCGGAGAGTATCTTACCGTCTGGTTAAACAGGTTTTTCAGGTATGGGAAAAGCTGCATCTGATGATCAAACTGCCTGAACCGCCTCAAACCACCCTGGCACTGGAGCGAATTGGTATCGACAATTATTTCAGTATTGAAAAAGCCAGGAACGAACTGGGTTATTCACCGTTATTCTCAACGGCAGAAGCGTGGGAACAATCCATGCCCTACTATCGGACATTACACGAAACAATTAGAAGCAGAAGCAAGGCAGGAGTCAAGAAAAAGGTCGCTTGA
- a CDS encoding Tim44 domain-containing protein, producing MKKLASLMAMLMVFSLAFTAPEAEARRFGGGKSMGRSFKTAPAPKRQPAFQQNRADRQQQNANRNQQNNSRKGMFGGLLGGLLAGGLIASLLGGGAFGGIQMMDILILGLLAFVLFKVFRSMNRAKAMAGNHSGASRRDQSFGQGNQNYRDQLQDLFSNETPAESRDAGFNDTPSGPEGSGSEAQTGFGASDVPMNVPSDFNLNAFLNGARDHYRTLQEAWNRSDFKTMQEYLDPELFKQMKPVREQLQGDQHTEVMFVDAEMVRADYTATVAQISIRFTGKYRDTVESVEEDITDIWHLERDLTRENAPWRIIGIES from the coding sequence ATGAAAAAACTTGCTTCGCTGATGGCCATGTTAATGGTGTTCAGCCTTGCCTTTACGGCTCCTGAAGCTGAAGCCCGGCGTTTTGGCGGTGGCAAAAGCATGGGGCGCTCGTTTAAAACGGCTCCGGCCCCCAAGCGGCAGCCTGCTTTCCAGCAGAACCGGGCCGACCGGCAACAACAGAATGCCAACCGCAATCAGCAGAACAACAGCCGCAAGGGAATGTTCGGCGGTTTGTTGGGTGGTTTGCTGGCCGGAGGGTTAATTGCCTCCCTGCTCGGAGGAGGGGCTTTCGGCGGTATCCAGATGATGGATATTCTGATACTGGGGCTTCTCGCCTTCGTGCTGTTTAAAGTGTTCCGGAGTATGAACCGGGCGAAAGCAATGGCTGGCAACCACTCGGGTGCTTCCCGCCGTGACCAGTCTTTCGGTCAGGGCAACCAGAACTATCGTGACCAGCTGCAGGACCTGTTCAGCAATGAGACGCCTGCGGAGTCCCGTGATGCGGGGTTTAACGATACCCCTTCAGGCCCTGAGGGTTCCGGTTCAGAGGCTCAGACGGGTTTTGGTGCCAGCGATGTGCCTATGAATGTGCCGTCGGATTTCAACCTGAATGCTTTCCTGAATGGCGCCCGCGACCACTACCGCACTCTGCAGGAAGCCTGGAACCGAAGTGATTTCAAAACCATGCAGGAGTACCTTGATCCGGAACTGTTTAAACAGATGAAACCGGTACGTGAACAGTTGCAGGGTGATCAGCATACGGAAGTGATGTTTGTTGATGCCGAAATGGTGCGCGCCGATTACACGGCAACTGTAGCTCAGATCAGTATTCGTTTTACCGGTAAATACCGTGATACGGTTGAAAGTGTGGAAGAAGATATTACCGATATCTGGCACCTTGAG